A single region of the Leptodactylus fuscus isolate aLepFus1 chromosome 5, aLepFus1.hap2, whole genome shotgun sequence genome encodes:
- the TUBB4A gene encoding tubulin beta-4A chain → MREIVHLQAGQCGNQIGAKFWEVISDEHGIDPTGTYHGDSDLQLERINVYYNEASGGKYVPRAILVDLEPGTMDSVRSGPFGQIFRPDNFVFGQSGAGNNWAKGHYTEGAELVDSVMDVVRKESESCDCLQGFQLTHSLGGGTGSGMGTLLISKIREEYPDRIMNTFSVVPSPKVSDTVVEPYNATLSVHQLVENTDETYCIDNEALYDICFRTLKLTTPTYGDLNHLVSATMSGVTTCLRFPGQLNADLRKLAVNMVPFPRLHFFMPGFAPLTSRGSQQYRSLTVPELTQQMFDSKNMMAACDPRHGRYLTVAAVFRGRMSMKEVDEQMLNVQNKNSSYFVEWIPNNVKTAVCDIPPRGLKMAATFIGNSTAIQELFKRISEQFTAMFRRKAFLHWYTGEGMDEMEFTEAESNMNDLVSEYQQYQDATAEEGEFEEEAEEEVA, encoded by the exons ATGAGGGAAATCGTGCACCTGCAGGCGGGACAGTGCGGCAACCAGATCGGGGCCAAG TTCTGGGAAGTCATCAGTGACGAGCACGGCATTGACCCCACAGGAACCTACCATGGAGACAGCGACCTACAGCTGGAGAGGATTAATGTCTACTACAATGAGGCCTCAG GAGGGAAGTACGTCCCCAGGGCCATCCTCGTAGACCTGGAACCTGGCACCATGGACTCCGTCCGCTCTGGACCATTTGGGCAGATCTTCAGGCCAGACAACTTTGTGTTTG GTCAGAGCGGCGCTGGTAACAACTGGGCCAAGGGTCACTACACAGAGGGAGCCGAGCTCGTGGACTCCGTCATGGATGTGGTGAGGAAGGAGTCTGAGAGCTGCGACTGTCTTCAAGGATTCCAGCTCACTCACTCCCTGGGTGGTGGAACCGGCTCTGGAATGGGGACCCTCCTCATCAGCAAAATCAGGGAAGAGTATCCCGATCGTATCATGAATACCTTCAGTGTTGTGCCCTCCCCCAAAGTGTCCGATACTGTGGTAGAACCATACAACGCTACACTTTCTGTGCATCAGCTGGTAGAAAACACCGACGAGACCTACTGCATAGACAATGAGGCTTTGTATGACATCTGCTTCCGCACACTCAAGCTGACCACTCCTACATACGGCGATCTTAATCACTTGGTCAGTGCCACCATGAGTGGTGTCACAACCTGCTTGCGCTTCCCAGGTCAGCTCAACGCCGATCTCCGTAAACTGGCTGTTAACATGGTCCCCTTCCCACGTCTTCACTTCTTCATGCCTGGCTTTGCTCCTCTGACCAGCCGTGGAAGCCAACAGTATCGTTCCCTGACTGTACCTGAGCTCACCCAACAGATGTTCGACTCCAAAAACATGATGGCCGCTTGCGACCCAAGGCACGGACGTTACTTGACAGTGGCAGCTGTGTTCAGAGGCCGCATGTCCATGAAGGAAGTAGATGAGCAGATGTTGAATGTCCAGAACAAGAACAGCAGCTACTTCGTGGAATGGATCCCCAACAACGTCAAGACCGCAGTGTGCGATATCCCACCACGAGGTCTGAAGATGGCTGCCACCTTCATTGGCAACAGCACTGCCATCCAAGAGCTGTTCAAACGCATCTCTGAGCAGTTCACTGCCATGTTCAGGCGCAAGGCTTTCCTTCACTGGTACACAGGCGAGGGCATGGACGAGATGGAGTTCACTGAGGCCGAGAGCAACATGAACGACTTGGTGTCAGAATACCAGCAGTACCAGGACGCCACAGCAGAAGAGGGAGAATTCGAAGAGGAGGCTGAGGAAGAGGTTGCTTAA